From Bdellovibrionales bacterium:
TTACGATCAGATCGATAAAGCACCAGAAGAAAAAGCTCGTGGTATTACGATCTCTACTTCTCACGTTGAGTACGAGACAAAAAATCGTCACTACGCTCACGTGGATTGCCCAGGACACGCGGATTATGTGAAAAACATGATCACGGGTGCCGCTCAGATGGATGGAGCCATTCTTGTGGTTTCAGCGGCTGACGGACCTATGCCTCAAACTCGTGAACACATCCTTCTTGCTCGTCAAGTTGGTGTTCCTCAGATCGTTGTTTTCATGAACAAAGTGGATCTCGTGGATGACAAAGAATTACTAGAGCTAGTTGAAGTTGAAATTCGCGATCTTTTGAACAAGTACGAATTCGACGGCGACAAAATCCCAGTTGTACCAGGTTCTGCAAAAGCAGCTCTTGATGGCGACAAAGGTGAACTCGGTTACCAAGCTATTCTTAAATTGATGGAGCAAGTGGATGCATTCATCCCTGAGCCTCCTCGTCCTATCGACAAGCCTTTCCTTATGCCTGTGGAAGACGTGTTCTCGATCTCTGGTCGTGGAACTGTTGTTACTGGTCGCGTAGAGCGCGGTAAGGTAAAAGTGGGCGAAGATATCGAAATCGTGGGTATCCGTCCTACTGTGAAAACGACTGTGACTGGAATCGAAATGTTCCGTAAACTTCTTGATGAAGGTATGGCCGGCGACAACTGCGGTTGCTTACTTCGCGGTACTAAGAAAGAAGAAGTTGAGCGCGGACAAGTTCTTGCGGCTCCTGGAACAATCAAGCCTCACAAGAAATTCAAGTGCGAAGCGTACATCCTCACTAAAGAGGAAGGCGGACGTCACACTCCTTTCTTCACAAACTACCGTCCTCAGTTTTACTTCCGTACAACTGACGTTACCGGTGTTTGCTCATTGAAAGAAGGAACTGAGATGGTCATGCCTGGCGATCGCGTTGAGTTGACTGTTGAACTCATCGTGCCTGTAGCGATGGACAAAGAATTACGCTTCGCGATTCGCGAGGGCGGTAAGACTGTCGGCGCCGGTGTTGTTATCGACGTTCTTCCAGATTAATTTAGACTTTGATGTGCGGAGGATGATGACCTCCGCATTCGTTTTTAGGCGCGTGACGAAAGTGACGTGCCGAAGAGCCAAGAGATTGGTTCGTGCATAGGGCAGTGGCTCAATTGGTAGAGTAATCGACTCCAAATCGATTGGTTGGGGGTTCGAGTCCCTCCTGCCCTGCCATTTGTTTTTTGGTGCGTGACCTTGAGGTCTTGCACGTGAAAACTGAGAAACAGTGAGAGTTATGGAAAAAAGTTATAATAAGGTTATCACGATTAGTTTTGTTATTGGGGCGTTGCTTGCGGCATACGTCACTAAAACAATCATCGGTGTTTTATCCAACACTTGGGGAACGTTCGCACGGATCTCTAACGAAACTTGGGTTCAGCACGGATTACCGATCGGTGTAGGTGCTATTTTCTTTTTCGTGATGGTTTTAAATCCTAAGATTCGGACTTGGGCGGCAGACGTTACACTAGAAATCAGTAAGATCGTATGGCCCTCCATCAAGGATACTCGTTCTTTAACTATCGTTGTTTGTATTATCATTTTCGTGGCGGCTCTGATCTTGTCGATTTTCGACGTAGTTTCGGGCAATGTGATAGATTTTATTTTAGATTTATAATTTAGGGTTAAATAGGTGTAACGTGTCAGCAGATAAAAAATGGTACATTGTCAACGTCCAGACCAGCTGTGAGGCCATTGCTAAAACAGCCATTCAAGAAAGAATAAACGCATTAAACATGCAGGATTCTTTTGGTGAAATTTTGATTCCCGCTGAAAACGTTGTCGAGCTCGTTAAGGGCAAAAAAGCGACTCGCGCTAAAAAGTTTTTCCCTGGCTACATCTTTGTTCAAATGAACATGAACGAAAAAAACTGGCACTTGGTAAAGAGTGCTGCAAAGGTGACTGGATTCATTGGGGGCGATAAGCCTAAACCAGTTCCTGATTCCGAAGTTCTTAAAGTCACTCAGCAAATGGTTCAAGGCGCTGAGAAGCCTAAGGCCAAAGCGACATTCTCTGTCGGTGATTCTGTGATGGTTGTGGACGGTCCGTTCAGCAACTTTAACGGAACAGTTGAAGAGATTAATGACGAAAAAGCCAAGGTTAAAGTCTCTGTGAGCATTTTCGGCCGTCCGACGCCGGTAGAGCTCGACTTTATCCAAGTCGAAAAGAACTAAATTTAAAGAAAAATATGTTAAAAATTCGTCCTGCCGTTACATCCGACGTAGCGACCATACTTTTATTTATTCGCGAGCTCGCGGAATTTGAGAAGCTTCTCCACGAGGTTCAAGCCGATGAGTCTCAACTTCGTCGCACATTGTTCGAAGAGAATAACGGTGTAGAGGTGATTATCGCCGAAT
This genomic window contains:
- the tuf gene encoding elongation factor Tu — its product is MSKEKFNRSKPHVNIGTIGHVDHGKTSLTAAITKVLAEAGGATALAYDQIDKAPEEKARGITISTSHVEYETKNRHYAHVDCPGHADYVKNMITGAAQMDGAILVVSAADGPMPQTREHILLARQVGVPQIVVFMNKVDLVDDKELLELVEVEIRDLLNKYEFDGDKIPVVPGSAKAALDGDKGELGYQAILKLMEQVDAFIPEPPRPIDKPFLMPVEDVFSISGRGTVVTGRVERGKVKVGEDIEIVGIRPTVKTTVTGIEMFRKLLDEGMAGDNCGCLLRGTKKEEVERGQVLAAPGTIKPHKKFKCEAYILTKEEGGRHTPFFTNYRPQFYFRTTDVTGVCSLKEGTEMVMPGDRVELTVELIVPVAMDKELRFAIREGGKTVGAGVVIDVLPD
- the secE gene encoding preprotein translocase subunit SecE; this encodes MEKSYNKVITISFVIGALLAAYVTKTIIGVLSNTWGTFARISNETWVQHGLPIGVGAIFFFVMVLNPKIRTWAADVTLEISKIVWPSIKDTRSLTIVVCIIIFVAALILSIFDVVSGNVIDFILDL
- the nusG gene encoding transcription termination/antitermination protein NusG, producing the protein MSADKKWYIVNVQTSCEAIAKTAIQERINALNMQDSFGEILIPAENVVELVKGKKATRAKKFFPGYIFVQMNMNEKNWHLVKSAAKVTGFIGGDKPKPVPDSEVLKVTQQMVQGAEKPKAKATFSVGDSVMVVDGPFSNFNGTVEEINDEKAKVKVSVSIFGRPTPVELDFIQVEKN